The Candidozyma auris chromosome 1, complete sequence genome includes a region encoding these proteins:
- the IDP2 gene encoding isocitrate dehydrogenase (NADP(+)), whose protein sequence is MGKIEVKNPIVEMDGDEMTRIIWQFIKDKLILPYLDVDLKYYDLGILHRDETEDNVTTDAAEAILKYGVGVKCATITPDEARVKEFNLKKMWLSPNGTLRNILGGTVFREPIVIENIPRVVPTWEKPIIIGRHAFGDQYKATDVVFSKPGQLSLVFKPDDGSPEEVHQVYHYDAPGVGMAMYNTDKSITDFAESSFKLALDRKLNLFSSTKNTILKRYDGRFKDIFENLYETKYKKDFEAAGIWYEHRLIDDMVAQMLKSKGGYIIAMKNYDGDVQSDIVAQGFGSLGLMSSVLMTPDGKAFEAEAAHGTVTRHYRQHQQGKETSTNSIASIYAWTRGLIQRGKLDNTPDVVTFGENLEQAVIDTVAVDNIMTKDLALTQGKTDRSSYVTTEEFIDAVKSRLDKNLAKALGK, encoded by the coding sequence ATGGGCAAAATCGAAGTGAAGAACCCAATCGTCGAGATGGACGGCGATGAGATGACGAGAATCATCTGgcagttcatcaaggataAGCTCATTCTTCCTTACTTGGATGTCGACTTGAAGTACTACGATTTGGGCATTTTGCACAGAGACGAGACCGAAGACAATGTCACCACTGATGCGGCAGAGGCTATCTTGAAGTATGGTGTGGGAGTCAAGTGTGCCACCATCACTCCAGATGAAGCTAGAGTGAAGgagttcaacttgaagaaaatgtgGTTGTCGCCTAATGGTACTTTGAGAAACATCTTGGGCGGTACCGTCTTCCGTGAGCCAATTGTCATTGAAAACATTCCTCGTGTGGTTCCAACCTGGGAGAAACCAATCATTATTGGTAGACACGCTTTCGGTGACCAGTATAAGGCCACTGATGTGGTGTTCTCGAAGCCAGGCCAGCTCTCGTTGGTTTTCAAGCCTGATGATGGATCTCCAGAGGAAGTGCACCAGGTTTACCACTACGATGCTCCAGGTGTCGGCATGGCCATGTACAATACCGATAAGTCCATCACGGACTTCGCCGAGCTGAGCTTCAAGCTTGCCTTGGACAGGAAGTTGAATTTGTTCTCGTCTACGAAAAACaccattttgaagagataTGATGGCCGTTTCAAGGATATCTTCGAAAACTTATACGAGACGAAGTACAAGAAGGACTTCGAGGCTGCAGGAATCTGGTACGAGCACCGTTTGATCGACGATATGGTTGCGCAGATGTTGAAGTCTAAAGGTGGCTACATCATTGCCATGAAGAACTATGACGGTGACGTGCAATCTGACATTGTTGCGCAAGGCTTCGGCAGTTTGGGTCTTATGTCCTCAGTCCTCATGACACCAGATGGTAAGGCTTTTGAGGCCGAAGCTGCACACGGAACTGTCACCAGACACTACAGACAGCATCAGCAGGGCAAGGAGACATCTACAAACTCCATTGCATCGATCTACGCGTGGACAAGAGGTCTTATCCAGAGGGGTAAGTTGGACAACACACCGGATGTGGTTACGTTCGGCGAAAATCTCGAACAGGCTGTCATTGACACGGTTGCCGTTGACAACATCATGACCAAAGACTTGGCCTTGACCCAAGGTAAGACGGACCGCTCCTCGTACGTCACCACTGAAGAGTTCATTGATGCTGTCAAGTCTCGTTTGGACAaaaacttggccaaggctTTGGGCAAGTAA
- the KAR4 gene encoding Kar4p: MYTYSKYGHRSSARTDLSSTPAVDSKYADKETSRGKPKEKEIKKAKTEPSVSLPRGANPKSIAFSNDFSNDFVHTRQPSTQYIRNVDRPTEGYPKLQKLKDLKQKQVDKHAVKPYGVRVDTNKIVPLLNSWVKDYTLQFDVIMIGALVENQFLLPLLESLPLYKLCAKPGFLFIWTHTANIKQLSSLLNSDKWNKKFRRSEELVFVPVDESSPYFPGRVNDGFYYDESPMVNGNGQSLFKRTQWHCWMCITGTVRRATDADLIHCNVDTDLQISPKGSPGVEYNNAVPEAIYRVAENFSNSNRRLHIVPCRTGFKIPVRMRRGWVVVSPDVLVDNFDPFEYEAELQEKSMVKQKTINVGGNRQVSQYLVPQTKEIELLRPKSPC, translated from the coding sequence ATGTACACTTACTCGAAATACGGTCATCGCTCTTCAGCCAGAACAGACCTCTCGTCGACTCCAGCGGTAGATTCCAAGTATGCTGACAAAGAGACATCTAGGGGGAAGCCtaaagagaaggagattaAGAAGGCTAAGACTGAACCTTCAGTTTCATTGCCCAGAGGGGCAAACCCCAAATCAATTGCATTCTCTAACGATTTTTCGAATGATTTTGTTCACACCAGGCAACCATCCACTCAGTACATCAGAAACGTCGATCGTCCCACAGAAGGATACCCAAAGTTGCAGAAATTAAAGGACTTAAAACAAAAGCAAGTCGATAAGCATGCCGTCAAGCCTTACGGTGTCAGAGTCGACACGAACAAGATTGTGCCGCTCTTAAACTCGTGGGTGAAAGATTACACTCTTCAGTTTGACGTGATTATGATTGGCGCTTTGGTAGAAAATCAATTCTTGTTGCCGCTTTTGGAGCTGTTGCCCTTGTACAAGCTTTGTGCCAAGCCAggctttcttttcatctgGACCCACACGGCCAACATCAAGCAGTTGTCTAGTCTCCTCAACAGTGACAAGTGGAACAAGAAGTTTAGGAGATCGGAAGAGCTTGTGTTCGTGCCTGTGGACGAAAGCAGCCCTTATTTTCCTGGAAGGGTTAATGACGGATTCTACTATGATGAGAGCCCAATGGTCAATGGGAACGGCCAGTCCTTGTTCAAAAGAACCCAATGGCACTGCTGGATGTGCATCACTGGAACTGTGAGGAGAGCCACCGACGCAGACTTAATCCATTGCAACGTCGACACAGACCTACAGATATCCCCCAAGGGAAGCCCTGGGGTGGAGTACAATAACGCGGTGCCAGAAGCCATCTACAGAGTGGCAGAGaatttctccaactccaacCGTCGCTTGCACATTGTTCCTTGTCGCACAGGGTTCAAGATCCCCGTGAGGATGAGAAGAGGTTGGGTTGTCGTGCTGCCAGACGTGCTTGTAGACAACTTTGACCCATTTGAGTATGAGGCAGAACTACAGGAAAAGCTGATGGTGAAGCAGAAGACTATCAACGTCGGGGGCAATCGCCAGGTATCACAGTACCTTGTGCCTCAAACGAAGGAAATAGAGTTATTAAGACCAAAAAGTCCATGCTGA
- the GEF2 gene encoding Gef2p, which yields MRPKPKHSVSTADGLGVTISAPDPPNKGSVTLPSTPLRGVSTRNSHLGRSPKVDADFGSSLDRIRSLNKIGLKSPMLNRHRPNHFEPLPSRSIDEIQSVHTHRTARTIASRVLSMVQAPVASFKSYYDDFTTIDWAKAFISMNMFNYGLDRGVRITKGGSIDPESGEDDEIVSQVPLSVFQKVYLVLGKWVLITIIAFFFAVIAYVIDKFEVVLVGFKHGYCKTNWFASQVSCCSIPRNQPDVFSNITTECPDWVSWSSVLKHNRLNQFFRLDFAVYVVLTLVLALLAGAITLTTKIPTRLTSSKAQGINQMGATEFEDYYSGVEHPEKENSSRVMYSGAGSGVPEVKTILSGFVIRRFLGSYTLVSKTIALIFAIASGMSLGKEGPYVHLATCVGNIFTRLFPYINRNDLLKKQVLSAAASSGVALAFGSPLGGVLFILEEINHYLPSHQLFLIFICAMTSTLFLKFLNPYGTDKTVLFELSYESDWKATELPFFVIIGVAGGIFGASFVRFTKWWPKTFRQLRFIKGHPMIDIFCVALATGVVTFWNPYTKQASSELVLDLATSCNSHELDTTLCPTNKNQFVAEFWRLLTAFVIKVILTFITFGLKVPCGIYVPSMVVGALFGRIFGMAIQLANKRFTIDEITHIEMMNYICAENSGECVDLGIYSMISAGAFMAGVTRMNITLVTILFELTSSYTYVLPIAIAIAVANWSGGLIEDNSLYEALLTANDYPFLSPESEALDPFASAEELLPDGDFCKREESEETEHQGATQKRYSTSSEEPSDVSQLSDYGLDDKLHIDITKTPYISTRVLWAKLTLLTKGSLLDGCIPLLKDEVCVGTLFFSELELCLDRIGEFSHEFDITDEVYCKVFKTSSYLPSAWKPYQDHNLRVLGEALELQRSNSYRDVPPEDYFTYRTNDEYQTFESERKDYEAHMNHLTCLIRYVNTDPIFINHNASLTLAHLIFDRIGTRVVVLQRDGKYHGVLHKKALVDFCRRSEH from the coding sequence ATGCGCCCAAAACCCAAACATTCCGTTCTGACTGCTGACGGACTCGGAGTGACCATTCTGGCGCCGGATCCTCCAAACAAGGGAAGCGTAACGCTTCCTAGTACGCCCTTGAGAGGCGTCTCAACAAGAAACTCCCACTTGGGAAGACTGCCAAAGGTGGACGCCGACTTCGGCTCTTCCTTGGATAGAATACGcagcttgaacaagatcGGGTTAAAGTCGCCCATGTTGAATAGACACAGGCCCAATCATTTTGAGCCGTTACCTTCCAGACTGATTGATGAGATCCAGTCGGTCCACACGCATAGAACAGCTAGAACCATTGCTTCTAGAGTGTTGTCGATGGTGCAGGCGCCAGTTGccagcttcaaaagctaTTATGACGATTTCACAACTATAGACTGGGCTAAAGCGTTCATTCTGATGAACATGTTCAATTATGGGCTAGATCGTGGCGTCCGAATCACAAAGGGAGGGTCGATTGATCCTGAAAGTGGCGAAGACGACGAAATCGTGTCCCAGGTCCCCCTTTCGGTCTTTCAGAAGGTGTACCTCGTGTTGGGAAAGTGGGTGTTGATCACCATTattgcattcttcttcgctgtCATTGCTTACGTTATAGATAAGTTTGAGGTCGTTCTTGTGGGTTTCAAACACGGCTACTGCAAAACAAACTGGTTTGCCTCGCAAGTATCGTGCTGCTCTATCCCCAGAAATCAGCCCGATGTATTttccaacatcaccacagAGTGCCCTGATTGGGTGTCTTGGTCCTCAGTGCTAAAACATAATCGTTTGAATCAATTTTTCCggcttgattttgctgtTTACGTTGTTCTCACCTTGGTGTTGGCCCTCTTGGCTGGAGCAATCACGCTCACAACAAAGATTCCCACCAGACTTACCTCGTCTAAAGCACAAGGTATAAACCAAATGGGCGCAACAGAGTTCGAAGACTACTACTCGGGAGTCGAGCATCctgaaaaagagaattcTTCCAGGGTAATGTACTCCGGAGCCGGTTCTGGAGTCCCTGAAGTGAAGACAATTCTCTCAGGATTTGTCATTCGTCGATTTTTGGGTTCTTATACCCTTGTCTCCAAAACAATTGCGCTCATATTTGCGATCGCATCTGGAATGTCTCTTGGAAAAGAGGGTCCCTACGTTCATCTTGCTACTTGTGTGGGCAACATATTCACCAGACTCTTTCCGTACATCAATCGCAAcgatcttttgaagaagcaagtgCTTTCTGCGGCAGCATCTTCTGGAGTGGCTTTGGCTTTTGGTTCGCCCTTAGGTGGAGTCTTGTTCATTTTGGAGGAAATCAATCATTATTTGCCTTCCCATCAGcttttcctcatcttcatctgtGCTATGACATCCACAttgtttctcaaatttttgaatCCTTACGGCACAGATAAGACGGTTTTGTTTGAGCTAAGCTATGAGTCTGATTGGAAAGCCACCGAACTTCCTTTCTTTGTCATCATTGGTGTAGCAGGAGGCATATTTGGGGCTTCATTTGTTCGTTTCACCAAATGGTGGCCCAAAACGTTTCGCCAGCTTCGCTTCATCAAGGGCCATCCGATGATAGACATCTTCTGTGTTGCATTGGCTACGGGTGTTGTGACATTTTGGAATCCATACACAAAACAAGCCTCTTCCGAGCTAGTCTTAGATCTCGCAACATCGTGTAACAGCCACGAATTGGATACCACTTTATGTCCCACAAATAAGAACCAGTTTGTCGCCGAGTTTTGGCGCTTGCTCACAGCTTTTGTGATTAAAGTCATCCTCACTTTCATAACTTTTGGATTAAAGGTTCCTTGCGGTATATATGTACCTTCCATGGTCGTTGGGGCTCTCTTTGGCCGAATCTTTGGTATGGCAATTCAACTTGCAAACAAAAGATTTACCATCGATGAGATTACACACATCGAAATGATGAACTATATCTGTGCAGAAAACTCAGGCGAATGCGTCGATTTGGGAATCTATTCTATGATTAGCGCAGGTGCTTTCATGGCTGGTGTTACGAGGATGAATATCACTCTAGTGACCATTTTATTCGAGTTGACTAGTTCATACACCTATGTTTTGCCTATAGCCATTGCAATTGCCGTGGCCAACTGGCTGGGAGGTCTCATCGAGGACAACTCGTTGTATGAGGCATTACTCACAGCTAATGACTATCCTTTCTTGTCACCCGAGTCTGAGGCTTTGGATCCTTTTGCATCTGCAGAAGAGCTTTTGCCTGATGGAGACTTCTGCAAGAGGGAGGAGCTGGAAGAGACGGAGCATCAAGGGGCGACACAAAAACGTTACAGCACATCTTCAGAAGAACCCTCAGACGTGTCGCAGCTTAGTGATTATGGTTTGGATGACAAGCTTCATATCGATATCACCAAGACACCATATATCTCCACCAGGGTTTTATGGGCCAAGCTTACCCTTTTGACGAAAGGTTCACTTCTAGATGGATGCATACCACTCTTGAAGGATGAGGTTTGTGTTGGTaccctctttttctcaGAGCTTGAACTCTGTCTTGATAGGATTGGCGAGTTCTCGCACGAGTTTGACATCACTGATGAAGTTTATTGTAAAGTTTTTAAAACAAGCCTGTACCTACCTTCGGCATGGAAGCCATACCAGGATCACAACCTCAGGGTTTTGGGTGAGGCGCTAGAATTACAAAGAAGCAATTCTTATAGAGATGTTCCACCGGAAGACTACTTCACATACAGAACTAACGACGAGTACCAAACATTTGAAAGCGAGAGGAAAGATTATGAGGCTCACATGAACCATCTTACGTGTTTGATACGGTATGTGAATACTGATCCAATATTCATCAACCACAATGCATCATTGACGTTGGCACATCTTATATTCGACAGGATCGGAACTCGGGTGGTTGTCCTTCAACGGGATGGCAAGTATCACGGAGTGCTTCATAAGAAGGCACTTGTAGATTTCTGTCGCAGATCCGAGCACTAG
- the CST20 gene encoding mitogen-activated protein kinase kinase kinase kinase, whose product MPSSSSSPNPAATSPVVQVMSAFESASRMSPTKHTHSDINDKDDIEGGGIATDEESHPTPATDLLLSSNHDHIDSDSVRSHNVPSVGRASSQQSARVAAESRSSSEDRRPADESGDDNDIDDETFANDSTPSALPRMPGTYDFNGLKGSSSKVSLAGEEEVQNEEKSANVDNLSPPPRHASKPSLGSPVLLDQEADPRTPVLNGPDKATGDAASEPQGSSVGLGISTENTPYAPNVGQGDEIDEIPARGDLIDNEHHTFTENVSLSKSPYLGTPEIEQYKPQLDPGKPRADLDIDEILKQRTLRDSSNAESTSQSSTENRYQDSSSRDFGALKDDGIENVDDDDDKNDMMNMSHSTTLDEPLAGLSIDDPSQRSVSNSTVIRSPPPPPTQNSQAYNATPAISGESQGSQTPGSQATIINRTPQSSTTSRYPASGFSKSPRDLDVGMIYSNVKLSTPSQNGKKRSSGSRVKGVFSSMFGKSKSNTPSSPELSMKISTPFNPQHTQHVSEAPDGTLAGLPAEWERLLSFQGISKKEQEQHPRTMRDIMGFFMEEKIGEKKGPMTSSNGGMESPSLAYANESTSSLAQSSPPSTPTASTSSSEHLNSTGHPSVSTPQDQYSVNQKHRTPTSSQAEGQFIPSRPAPKPPSTPSAYNPTPSTAETPRSKKPLMGRRSFSSKSLKKGSQKSDAAPPSLPSISGPIRAAPQPPNQIPKSKSHSYSLASQTQSSTKGSTTAPVVPTSRFHDINTAAEREYKAHRAPPPPPVHKTPAQALEHITSDNATYERNKAHEPKKASVSTESTQTSSSHHQQPMRDAKKAALLTQKRREEKKRKNQQIISKLQSICTEGNPNDYYKDLKKIGQGASGGVYIARSVAGPSGKIVAIKQMNLEQQPKKELIINEILVMKSSRHDNIVNYIDSFLIKGELWVVMEYMEGGSLTEIVTHSVMTEGQIGAVCRETLKGLQFLHSKGVIHRDIKSDNILLNVDGNIKMTDFGFCAQINELNLKRTTMVGTPYWMAPEVVSRKEYGPKVDVWSLGIMVIEMIEGEPPYLNETPLRALYLIATNGTPKLKEPEVLSYDIRKFLSRCLKVDFNQRATAEELLQDKFILSSDDVSSLAPLVKIARMKKASEANDD is encoded by the coding sequence ATGCCCAGCTCCAGCTCGTCGCCGAATCCGGCAGCCACGAGCCCCGTGGTCCAGGTGATGCTGGCGTTTGAATCGGCCTCCCGCATGCTGCCCACCAAACACACCCACCTGGATATCAACGACAAGGACGACATCGAGGGAGGAGGCATTGCCACGGACGAAGAGTCCCACCCCACTCCTGCTACTGACttgttgcttctgctgaACCACGACCACATCGATAGCGACTCTGTCCGGAGCCACAATGTCCCATCTGTTGGGAGAGCGCTGCTGCAACAGAGCGCCCGTGTGGCTGCGGAGCTGCGTTCGCTGAGTGAAGACAGGCGCCCGGCTGACGAAAGTGGTGACGACAATGACATCGACGATGAGACATTTGCCAACGATTCGACTCCTTCTGCTTTGCCACGGATGCCTGGAACCTACGACTTCAATGGCCTCAAGGGGAGCTCCAGCAAGGTGTCTTTGGccggtgaagaagaagttcagaatgaagagaagtCGGCGAATGTTGATAACCTTCTGCCACCTCCACGACATGCCTCGAAACCGTCTTTGGGCAGTCCCGTATTGCTAGACCAAGAGGCTGATCCAAGGACTCCGGTGCTCAATGGCCCGGACAAGGCCACTGGTGATGCTGCTTCAGAGCCCCAGGGTTCCTCTGTCGGGCTAGGCATCTCTACAGAAAATACTCCCTATGCTCCGAATGTTGGTCAAGGTGATGAGATCGATGAAATTCCCGCTCGTGGTGACCTCATAGACAACGAGCACCACACGTTCACTGAGAATGTCAGTCTTTCCAAGAGTCCTTACTTGGGAACACCCGAAATTGAGCAATATAAGCCTCAGCTCGATCCTGGAAAGCCCCGAGCTGACTTGGATATCGACGAGATATTAAAGCAGCGAACACTACGCGACTCCTCCAACGCTGAGTCCACCAGCCAGTCTTCAACTGAAAATAGATACCAGGATTCGCTGAGTAGAGACTTTGGCGCTCTCAAAGACGATGGCATTGAGAATGttgatgacgacgatgacaaGAATGATATGATGAATATGAGCCATTCAACAACGCTAGACGAGCCGCTCGCTGGCCTTTCCATCGATGATCCTTCCCAGAGGTCTGTGTCAAACCTGACAGTCATTAGAAGCCCTCCGCCTCCTCCTACTCAAAATTCACAGGCTTATAATGCCACGCCAGCTATACTGGGTGAAAGCCAGGGCAGTCAGACGCCTGGAAGCCAGGCAACTATCATTAACCGAACTCCTCAGCTGAGCACAACTCTGCGGTACCCAGCCTCGGGGTTTCTGAAACTGCCTCGAGATCTTGACGTTGGGATGATCTACTCCAACGTCAAGCTTTCAACTCCGCTGCAAAACGggaaaaagagaagcagTGGTAGCAGAGTGAAAGGAGTGTTTAGCTCAATGTTCGGTAAGTCGAAACTGAATACCCCTTCGTCCCCTGAGTTGAGCATGAAAATCAGTACGCCGTTCAATCCTCAACATACTCAACACGTGTCCGAGGCTCCTGATGGCACTTTGGCTGGTTTGCCAGCAGAGTGGGAGAGGCTTCTCCTGTTCCAGGGTATTTCGAagaaggagcaggagcagcaCCCTCGCACAATGAGGGATATCATGGGATTCTTTatggaagagaagattggtgagaagaaaggaCCCATGACGAGTTCAAATGGCGGAATGGAAAGTCCCTCGCTTGCATACGCTAATGAAAGTACATCCTCGTTGGCGCAATCCTCTCCTCCTTCTACTCCCACGGCGAGCACGAGCCTGTCTGAGCATCTCAACTCTACTGGCCACCCAAGTGTTTCGACTCCCCAAGATCAGTACTCAGTAAATCAAAAGCATAGAACGCCAACTAGCTCGCAAGCTGAAGGTCAATTCATTCCAAGCCGTCCAGCTCCAAAGCCGCCATCAACTCCATCCGCCTATAATCCAACCCCATCAACAGCTGAGACTCCTCGTTCTAAAAAGCCGTTGATGGGTCGTCGCTCATTCTCAAGTAAATCACTTAAAAAAGGCTCCCAAAAATCAGATGCTGCACCACCTTCACTACCGAGCATCAGCGGGCCAATTCGTGCCGCACCTCAACCACCCAACCAAATTCCAAAATCGAAATCTCATAGTTACTCGTTGGCGTCTCAAACTCAACTGAGTACGAAGGGCTCCACCACAGCGCCAGTTGTTCCAACATCTAGGTTCCACGATATCAACACTGCTGCCGAGAGGGAGTACAAGGCTCACAGagcacctcctccacctccagTGCACAAGACACCCGCTCAAGCTCTAGAGCATATAACGTCGGATAATGCAACTTACGAACGCAACAAGGCTCATGAACCCAAGAAAGCCCTGGTTTCTACTGAACTGACTCAAACCTCTTCTTCGCACCATCAGCAACCAATGCGTGATGCTAAGAAGGCAGCGTTGTTGACTCAAAAGAGACgagaggagaagaagcgcAAGAATCAACAAATTATCTCGAAGTTGCAAAGTATATGTACAGAGGGGAATCCCAATGATTACTACAAAgacctcaagaagattggtCAGGGTGCTTCGGGTGGTGTCTATATTGCTAGGTCTGTGGCTGGCCCATCAGGCAAGATTGTTGCCATCAAGCAAATGAATCTTGAGCAACAGCCCAAAAAAgagctcatcatcaatgaaaTCTTGGTCATGAAGAGCAGCAGGCATGATAATATCGTCAACTACATTGATtcattcttgatcaaggGTGAACTCTGGGTCGTTATGGAGTACATGGAAGGTGGATCATTGACAGAGATTGTCACCCATAGTGTCATGACAGAGGGCCAAATTGGTGCAGTTTGCAGAGAAACTCTCAAAGGATTGCAATTCTTGCATAGCAAGGGCGTCATTCATAGAGACATCAAATCTGATAACATCTTGCTCAATGTTGATGGCAACATCAAGATGACTGACTTTGGTTTCTGTGCTCAAATCAACGAGCTTAATCTTAAACGTACCACAATGGTAGGTACGCCCTACTGGATGGCTCCGGAAGTCGTGTCCAGAAAAGAGTACGGACCCAAAGTGGATGTCTGGTCTTTGGGTATCATGGTGATCGAGATGATTGAAGGTGAACCACCGTACTTGAATGAGACTCCTTTGAGAGCATTGTACTTGATTGCTACAAACGGCACtccaaaattgaaggagCCTGAAGTGTTAAGTTACGACATTCGCAAATTCTTGTCCCGGTGTTTAAAAGTGGACTTCAACCAAAGAGCGACCGCAGAAGAATTGTTGCAAGATAAGTTTATCCTCAGCAGTGATGACGTCTCTTCGCTTGCACCTTTGGTCAAAATAGCTCGGATGAAGAAAGCGAGTGAGGCGAACGATGATTGA